The following proteins are encoded in a genomic region of Triticum dicoccoides isolate Atlit2015 ecotype Zavitan chromosome 1B, WEW_v2.0, whole genome shotgun sequence:
- the LOC119347714 gene encoding probable membrane-associated kinase regulator 4 — translation MASRRGEEVYGDGLEEEYINMDLSPAAGREFEFHFHMSAPLDRSGQPPLASPADELFYKGKLLPLHMPPRVQMVEELLLDGVRARAGPRLGGLAVSTAPATPCERSRGVSPVNSCFVSGELNVEEFFREYAAGMALADDDDAASAAGGEKKPWSRRLRFVRQLNLGRQLKASKAYLKTMFAGKQAGTGGDDKHGLGGKDLSGHGHGHGHHPRAWRKNPFGHIRSNRCITEQSGGGGGRAGHRRSFSSVVVRYSASNKTSPTPAPPSSSSCSSTSSSSKSSTSSSVRCSSDSDGGAGAGAPTLRRSSSASSEAENPIQGLIAYCKKSQQLASVRKSASDAGFRFLSSSAASKVAAESEGLDELIEICRV, via the coding sequence ATGGCGAGCAGGCGAGGGGAGGAGGTCTATGGGGACGGGCTGGAGGAGGAGTACATCAACATGGACCTGAGCCCCGCGGCGGGGAGGGAGTTCGAGTTCCACTTCCACATGTCCGCGCCGCTGGACAGGTCGGGCCAGCCGCCGCTCGCGTCCCCGGCCGACGAGCTCTTCTACAAGGGCAAGCTGCTGCCGCTGCACATGCCGCCGCGCGTCCAGATGGTCGAGGAGCTCCTCCTCGACGGCGTCCGGGCCAGGGCCGGGCCGCGTCTCGGCGGCCTCGCCGTCAGCACCGCCCCCGCCACGCCGTGCGAGCGCTCCCGCGGCGTCTCGCCGGTCAACTCGTGCTTTGTCAGCGGGGAGCTCAACGTGGAGGAGTTCTTCCGGGAGTACGCGGCCGGCATGGCTCTcgccgacgacgacgacgccgcgtcggcggccggcggcgagaagaAGCCCTGGTCCAGGAGGCTCCGGTTCGTCAGGCAGCTCAACCTCGGCCGCCAGCTCAAGGCCTCCAAGGCTTACCTCAAGACCATGTTCGCCGGGAAGCAAGCCGGAACCGGCGGCGACGACAAGCACGGTTTGGGTGGAAAGGATCTCTCCGGCCATGGCCACGGACATGGCCACCACCCCCGGGCGTGGAGGAAGAACCCGTTCGGACACATCAGAAGCAACAGGTGCATCACCGagcagagcggcggcggcggcggccgcgccgGGCACCGGAGGTCCTTCTCCAGCGTCGTCGTCCGGTACTCGGCGTCCAACAAGACGTCCCCCACGCCGGCGCCCCCGTCATCCTCGTCGTGCTCCTCGACGTCCTCCTCGTCCAAGTCCTCCACCTCGTCGTCGGTCCGGTGCTCGAGCGACTCCGACGGTGGCGCGGGGGCGGGGGCGCCGACGCTGAGGAGGAGCAGCAGCGCGAGCTCGGAGGCGGAGAACCCCATCCAGGGGCTCATCGCCTACTGCAAGAAGTCCCAGCAGCTGGCCTCGGTGCGGAAGAGCGCCAGCGACGCCGGGTTCCGGTTCCTGTCGTCGTCGGCGGCGTCCAAGGTCGCCGCGGAGTCCGAGGGCCTCGACGAGCTCATCGAGATCTGCAGGGTGTGA
- the LOC119347726 gene encoding phosphatidate phosphatase PAH1-like: protein MDVVGMVGRGVGRVLSRGMYSVATPFHPFGGAVDIIVVEQPDGSYRSTPWYVRFGKFQGVLKRNEKVVTIAVNGVDASFHMLLDNSGQAYFMRELVPGGEDSETAAEEATSEPETPLRSKSDGELYSQLVGPELNEDQEEQNGEEFDSYGYSKLEEAEDLANQAGGGGGNSEMLLVSVNGCVLTAPISSTEENMEDVQLSDPQFHLGPGESSSGDLSRGGEVWESGILDGLYISQEKAKFDSEHPSAALEELREVSVSKDESHDIPVNKHESLHVSVNEDQTCVALTNEDKVQSVSQSENNGPNYQPLAVEDEGHEVSGSNGEGYQPFPNKGEALDVAENNDDACQPLTNEDETCDIPLVQNNEASKSPSEAGKVCDASNEIIEGEVQGLSQSGNNGPDYQMLNVADGASGSNAEVDPLLPNKEESLDILENNDEGSQPLTNEDETSDIPLIQNNEACKSPSKAGKVCDASNEIIEDEVQGLSQSGNNGPNYQPLNVGDEANDISDIPLVQNNEACKSPSKAGKVCDASNEIIEDEVQGLSQSGNNGPNNQTLNVEDEANDISGSNAEVDPLLPNKEESLDILENNDEGSQPLTNEDEVQNDEACESPSMSGEICDESNENIQASFSRFDTFRSCLDLTSQDDGDSGTELFSPEFDHQRDSELSLSIRSDIDIDLGEDGSETAHCDQSNQLKHIEEVDVSSVTSDDNITRSEDCSPVYGKAADLSCGGGSDDRSKDTTPSNSGACKSDRLRMSPSSDRDKLGSIPENPTAEEEVNKEEHPQLQKGLGFEISLCGHLLRPGMGQTSADEVFQQHLVPEEDFKLSGPSIIKNANLIVRIDRNYFTWSKVSHVVLGKAVFGPNFCVEPIDAIPVERQETPNSRDDSLGMSPSRRWRLWPIPFRISRSLQRSNSDSSEDIFLDTETVLSPMDEQAPANNKDQSPRKQFVRTLIPTSEQVASLDLKEGQNIVTFSFCTRVFGKQQVDAHIYVWKWNAKIVISDVDGTITRSDVLGQVMPLVGRDWSQSGVARLFSAIKENGYQLIFLSARAIVQAYLTKNFLFNLKQDGKVLPNGPVVISPDGLFPSLYREVIRRAPHEFKIACLEDIKALFPSDYNPFYAGFGNRDTDELTYKKMGISKGKIFIINPKGEVAINSSVDVKSYTSLHTLVNDMFPPTTLVEQEDYNSWNYWKVPLPDIDL from the exons ATGGACGTGGTGGGGATggtggggcgcggggtggggcgtgtCCTCTCGCGGGGCATGTACTCCGTCGCCACGCCCTTCCACCCTTTCGGCGGCGCCGTCGACATCATCGTGGTTGAGCAGCCCGACGGCTCCTACCGCAGCACCCCCTGGTATGTCCGGTTTGGCAAGTTCCAGGGAGTTCTCAAGCGTAACGAGAAGGTCGTCACCATCGCCGTCAATGGCGTGGACGCCAGCTTCCACATGCTGCTCGACAACTCTGGCCAGGCCTACTTCATGCGGGAGCTCGTGCCTGGCGGTGAGGACTCTGAAACCGCTGCAGAAGAAGCTACGAGCGAGCCTGAAACTCCTCTGCGCAGTAAGAGTGACGGGGAGCTTTACAGCCAGTTGGTCGGCCCAGAGTTGAATGAGGATCAGGAGGAACAAAATGGAGAGGAGTTTGATTCATATGGCTATTCCAAGTTGGAGGAGGCAGAAGATTTGGCAAATCAAGCTGGTGGGGGTGGGGGCAATTCAGAGATGCTTTTGGTTAGTGTGAACGGGTGTGTTCTAACTGCTCCCATTTCTTCAACTGAGGAGAATATGGAGGATGTGCAACTAAGTGACCCACAGTTCCATTTGGGGCCTGGGGAGAGCTCGAGTGGCGacctcagccgcggtggcgaggTGTGGGAATCTGGCATTTTGGATGGTTTATACATATCACAGGAAAAGGCTAAGTTTGATTCTGAACATCCATCAGCGGCTTTGGAGGAGCTTCGGGAGGTATCAGTTTCGAAGGATGAATCGCATGACATCCCTGTTAATAAACATGAAAGCCTCCATGTCTCTGTTAATGAAGACCAGACCTGTGTTGCATTGACCAATGAAGACAAGGTTCAGAGTGTGTCACAGTCAGAGAACAATGGTCCGAATTATCAACCCTTGGCCGTGGAAGATGAAGGTCATGAAGTTTCAGGGAGCAATGGTGAGGGCTATCAACCCTTTCCCAATAAAGGCGAAGCTCTTGATGTGGCGGAGAACAATGATGATGCTTGTCAACCATTGACCAATGAAGATGAGACTTGTGATATTCCACTGGTTCAGAACAACGAGGCCAGCAAGTCCCCGTCTGAGGCAGGCAAGGTTTGTGATGCCAGCAATGAGATTATTGAGGGTGAGGTTCAGGGTTTATCACAGTCAGGGAACAATGGTCCTGACTATCAAATGCTGAATGTGGCAGATGGGGCTTCAGGGAGCAACGCTGAGGTTGATCCACTCTTGCCCAATAAAGAAGAGTCCCTTGATATCTTGGAGAACAATGATGAGGGTTCTCAACCATTGACCAATGAAGATGAGACTTCTGATATTCCACTGATTCAGAACAATGAGGCCTGCAAGTCCCCATCCAAGGCAGGTAAGGTTTGTGATGCCAGCAATGAGATTATTGAGGATGAGGTTCAGGGTTTATCACAGTCAGGTAACAATGGCCCGAATTATCAACCGCTGAATGTGGGAGATGAGGCTAATGATATTTCTGATATTCCACTGGTTCAGAACAACGAGGCCTGCAAGTCCCCATCCAAGGCAGGCAAGGTTTGTGATGCCAGCAATGAGATTATTGAGGATGAGGTTCAGGGTTTATCACAGTCAGGTAACAATGGTCCGAATAATCAAACGCTAAATGTGGAAGATGAGGCTAATGATATTTCAGGGAGCAACGCTGAGGTTGATCCACTCTTGCCCAATAAAGAAGAGTCCCTTGATATCTTGGAGAACAATGACGAGGGTTCTCAACCATTGACCAATGAAGATGAGGTTCAGAATGATGAGGCATGCGAATCCCCATCTATGTCCGGCGAAATTTGTGATGAAAGCAATGAGAATATTCAGGCTAGTTTTAGCAGATTTGATACTTTCAGAAGTTGCTTGGATTTGACATCACAAGATGATGGAGATTCAGGAACTGAACTCTTTTCACCTGAATTTGATCACCAGAGGGATTCTGAGCTTAGTCTGAGTATCCGTTCCGATATTGACATAGATCTGGGAGAAGATGGAAGTGAAACTGCACACTGTGATCAATCCAATCAATTAAAGCATATAGAGGAAGTGGATGTTTCATCAGTTACTTCAGACGATAATATAACACGCAGCGAAGACTGCTCTCCTGTCTATGGCAAGGCAGCTGACTTGTCCTGTGGAGGGGGTTCTGATGACAGGAGCAAAGATACCACCCCTTCTAATAGTGGAGCTTGTAAATCTGATCGCTTGCGGATGTCCCCAAGCAGTGACAGAGACAAATTAGGAAGCATTCCGGAGAACCCAACTGCTGAAGAGGAAGTAAATAAAGAAGAGCACCCCCAATTACAGAAGGGTTTGG GCTTTGAGATTTCTCTGTGTGGGCACTTGCTACGGCCAGGAATGGGCCAAACATCTGCTGATGAAGTGTTCCAACAACATCTTGTCCCTGAGGAGGATTTCAAATTGTCTGGACCATCAATAATAAAAAATGCAAACCTTATTGTCAGAATTGACCGTAACTATTTCACATGGAGTAAAGTTTCTCATGTTGTTCTTGGGAAGGCTGTATTTGGTCCAAACTTCTGTGTAGAACCTATCGATGCTATTCCAGTTGAACGCCAAGAAACACCCAATTCGAGAGATGATTCTCTTGGGATGTCCCCAAGCCGGAGATGGAGGCTGTGGCCTATTCCATTTAGGATATCAAGATCTCTTCAACGCAGTAATAGTGATTCTTCTGAGGATATTTTTCTTGACACAGAGACAGTCTTAAGTCCTATGGATGAGCAAGCCCCAGCCAACAATAAAGATCAGTCACCAAGAAAGCAATTTGTGCGGACTTTAATTCCCACTAGCGAACAGGTGGCATCTCTAGATCTTAAGGAGGGACAAAATATTGTCACATTTAGCTTCTGCACCAGAGTTTTTGGGAAGCAGCAG gttgatgcACATATCTATGTGTGGAAATGGAATGCAAAAATTGTTATATCCGACGTGGATGGAACCATCACAAG GTCTGATGTCTTGGGCCAGGTCATGCCTTTAGTCGGACGTGATTGGAGTCAGTCTGGTGTTGCTCGACTCTTTTCTGCAATAAAG GAAAATGGTTATCAACTAATATTCCTTAGCGCTAGAGCCATTGTCCAGGCATATCTGACAAAAAACTTCCTCTTCAATCTAAAACAG GATGGGAAAGTACTGCCTAATGGACCTGTTGTAATTTCGCCTGATGGATTGTTCCCTTCGCTCTACCGAGAAG TCATACGAAGAGCACCACATGAGTTCAAGATTGCCTGTCTGGAG GACATTAAAGCACTTTTTCCTTCCGACTACAATCCATTTTATGCTGGATTTGGCAACAGAGACACTGACGAGCTTACATACAAAAAGATGGGAATTTCGAAAGGCAAGATTTTTATCATCAACCCCAAG GGTGAAGTGGCCATCAATAGTTCAGTTGATGTGAAGTCCTATACCTCCTTGCATACCCTTGTCAATGACATGTTCCCTCCAACAACTTTGGTTGAGCAG GAAGACTACAACTCCTGGAATTATTGGAAGGTTCCGCTGCCAGACATTGATTTGTAG